One genomic window of Polyangium aurulentum includes the following:
- a CDS encoding 1-acyl-sn-glycerol-3-phosphate acyltransferase, with amino-acid sequence MDKAKTPVRRNDLTARDPRFIERSMPLMGLLYDHYFRAETEFLAPFPEGPVLAVANHNAMTGMPDMFCHMVAFWRRYSPERLSYGLMHDVPFSVPAAGAWLNAWGAIAANRENAARALDQGAAVLVFPGGDLDACKPFSRRYEIEFGRRRGFVRTALKAQVPIVPIVSVGAHHSLYILTDGRRIAEALRLPALARSNVAPLGVALPWGVIAGIPLPHLPPPVKIHTRVLHPIDPRLPASAAEDPEAIEDVFNRVRRAMESAMEDLRRAGRHGLFPRGWRRSA; translated from the coding sequence ATGGACAAAGCCAAGACGCCCGTCCGCCGCAACGACCTCACCGCTCGCGATCCTCGCTTCATCGAGCGCTCGATGCCCCTCATGGGGCTCCTCTACGACCACTACTTCCGCGCCGAGACCGAGTTCCTCGCCCCCTTCCCTGAAGGCCCCGTCCTCGCTGTCGCCAACCACAACGCCATGACGGGCATGCCTGACATGTTCTGCCACATGGTCGCCTTCTGGCGTCGTTACTCCCCCGAGCGCCTCTCCTACGGCCTCATGCACGACGTCCCCTTCTCGGTCCCGGCCGCTGGCGCGTGGCTCAACGCCTGGGGTGCGATCGCGGCCAACCGCGAGAACGCCGCGCGCGCGCTCGATCAGGGAGCTGCCGTGCTCGTCTTTCCAGGAGGGGATCTCGATGCCTGCAAGCCTTTCTCGCGGCGCTACGAGATCGAGTTCGGCCGCCGCCGCGGCTTCGTGCGCACCGCCTTGAAAGCTCAGGTGCCCATCGTGCCCATCGTGAGCGTCGGCGCTCATCACTCGCTGTACATCCTCACCGACGGCCGCCGCATCGCCGAGGCGCTTCGGCTGCCCGCGCTCGCGCGCTCGAATGTCGCGCCGCTCGGGGTCGCGTTACCCTGGGGCGTCATTGCTGGCATTCCCCTGCCCCACCTGCCTCCGCCCGTGAAGATTCACACCCGCGTCCTGCACCCGATCGATCCCCGCCTGCCCGCTTCTGCGGCCGAGGATCCCGAGGCGATCGAGGACGTCTTCAACCGCGTCCGCAGGGCCATGGAAAGCGCGATGGAGGATCTTCGCCGCGCCGGACGACACGGCCTCTTTCCGCGCGGATGGCGGCGCTCGGCGTGA
- a CDS encoding HTTM domain-containing protein: MKARTISSAWGTTLRFFFAPAEATPLAALRIGLAAVLLVQAALVAPAFFALYDRAGFLQADMQDALVKPGMPHLGWLVSLLSRDSAPDTPILVSVAILYVLSLVALLVGLRARIAAALAWLLHATLMMTGYATSYGADNFAHIFLFYLVWMPSGDALSLDRLISRRPHGPTWSARLGLRVAQIHLCIVYLASGIAKASGRGWWNGAAMWEALTMPDFRTFDFSWLARHEWLAVLGGWSVLLWELGYAALVWPRRTRRLWVIMTMTMHLGIMIFLGLYVFGAVMIVLTTSAFAVSAEPGHPPAKPET; the protein is encoded by the coding sequence ATGAAGGCCCGCACCATCTCGAGCGCGTGGGGCACAACGCTCCGGTTCTTTTTCGCCCCGGCAGAGGCAACGCCGCTCGCCGCGCTCCGGATCGGACTCGCGGCCGTGCTCCTCGTCCAGGCCGCGCTCGTAGCGCCCGCCTTTTTCGCGCTCTACGATCGCGCAGGCTTCCTACAAGCCGACATGCAGGACGCGCTCGTCAAGCCGGGAATGCCCCACCTGGGGTGGCTCGTCAGCCTGCTCAGCCGCGACAGCGCGCCGGACACGCCCATCCTCGTCAGCGTCGCCATCCTCTACGTACTCTCGCTCGTGGCGCTGCTCGTCGGCCTCCGTGCGCGAATCGCTGCGGCTCTCGCATGGCTCCTCCACGCAACCCTGATGATGACGGGATACGCCACCAGCTACGGGGCCGACAACTTCGCGCACATTTTCCTGTTCTACCTCGTGTGGATGCCCTCAGGCGACGCACTCTCGCTCGACCGCCTGATCTCGCGCCGTCCTCACGGGCCCACATGGAGCGCGAGGCTCGGGCTCCGCGTCGCACAGATCCACCTCTGCATCGTATACCTCGCGAGCGGCATCGCGAAGGCCTCAGGCCGAGGATGGTGGAACGGCGCCGCGATGTGGGAGGCGCTCACAATGCCGGACTTTCGCACGTTCGATTTCTCGTGGCTCGCACGTCACGAGTGGCTCGCAGTGCTCGGAGGCTGGAGCGTACTCCTCTGGGAGCTGGGTTATGCAGCGCTCGTCTGGCCCCGTCGCACACGCCGGCTCTGGGTGATCATGACCATGACGATGCACCTCGGGATCATGATCTTCCTGGGGCTCTACGTCTTCGGCGCCGTCATGATCGTGCTGACGACTTCCGCATTCGCGGTAAGCGCAGAGCCAGGGCATCCGCCCGCCAAACCGGAGACGTGA